In a single window of the Helicobacter felis ATCC 49179 genome:
- a CDS encoding outer membrane beta-barrel protein translates to MKKALLASFLCARLFAESNGLFLSGGGVYSYGNIQTHLSSHEFSAPLVRNSFDFLGYNFSLGFKHFFFCKKRCALRYHIDFSKSVGEPYGLVMGLAGMDFMYNFYESPKMLLNFGLYAGFGLAIQHWLGVEALRFGVRDRVMPKDLPLPGESKSFQSSIGALEFQLPLSVGLRYQTYVFGLELGALFPLIPNHIQRFSRGVSGSLDIKRDFALVFNIVLALDFESFKPRKKQSKD, encoded by the coding sequence ATGAAAAAAGCCCTTTTGGCCTCCTTTTTGTGTGCGCGCCTATTTGCAGAGAGCAATGGGCTGTTTTTAAGTGGTGGGGGGGTGTATTCCTATGGGAATATCCAAACTCACCTAAGTTCTCACGAATTTAGCGCCCCTCTTGTGCGCAACTCCTTTGATTTTTTGGGCTATAACTTCTCTTTGGGCTTCAAACATTTCTTTTTTTGCAAGAAGCGTTGCGCTTTGCGCTATCATATCGACTTTAGCAAGAGTGTTGGAGAGCCTTACGGGCTGGTGATGGGTTTAGCCGGGATGGATTTTATGTACAATTTTTACGAGTCGCCTAAAATGCTGTTGAATTTTGGGCTGTATGCTGGCTTTGGCTTGGCCATTCAGCATTGGCTGGGGGTGGAGGCTTTGAGATTTGGGGTGCGCGATAGAGTGATGCCCAAAGACCTCCCCCTTCCAGGAGAGTCTAAAAGCTTTCAATCTAGCATAGGCGCGCTGGAGTTTCAACTCCCCTTGAGTGTGGGGCTGCGTTATCAGACTTATGTCTTTGGCTTGGAGTTAGGCGCGCTCTTTCCGCTCATTCCAAATCACATCCAACGCTTCAGCCGCGGCGTGTCTGGGTCTTTGGACATAAAAAGGGATTTTGCGCTGGTTTTTAATATCGTGCTCGCGCTGGATTTTGAGAGCTTCAAGCCCCGCAAAAAGCAGAGCAAAGATTGA